In Spirochaetota bacterium, one DNA window encodes the following:
- the ispF gene encoding 2-C-methyl-D-erythritol 2,4-cyclodiphosphate synthase, with amino-acid sequence MYRVALGYDLHRLKRAEKSSVICGGIKIPCEFIIDGAHSDGDVVFHALTDALFSVIGKDIGVEFPNTEPENLNRSSNEFLYYAFQSIIDSYRIVNIDIVVICDKPKISSYALAIRQNIAKYVQMDIENITIRGKTTEQTNLLTIQAYANVLFQKIK; translated from the coding sequence ATGTACAGAGTTGCTTTAGGGTATGATCTTCATCGTTTAAAGAGAGCCGAAAAATCATCTGTAATATGTGGTGGGATAAAAATCCCTTGTGAATTCATAATAGATGGGGCACATTCTGATGGAGATGTGGTTTTTCACGCATTAACAGATGCGTTGTTTAGCGTTATTGGTAAAGATATAGGGGTTGAATTTCCTAATACTGAACCTGAAAATCTTAATCGATCTAGTAATGAATTTTTGTACTATGCTTTTCAAAGTATAATAGATAGTTATCGTATTGTTAATATAGATATTGTTGTTATTTGTGATAAACCCAAAATATCTTCATATGCTTTAGCAATTAGACAAAATATAGCGAAATATGTACAAATGGATATAGAAAATATAACTATCCGTGGAAAAACAACAGAACAAACAAATTTATTAACAATACAAGCTTATGCTAATGTTTTGTTTCAAAAAATAAAATAA